Sequence from the Mytilus galloprovincialis chromosome 10, xbMytGall1.hap1.1, whole genome shotgun sequence genome:
tttaattcaaaaatatattcataatttaCAGTTGACATGGCAtaccaaattttaaaatattttgtaattatagATTATTAGTTTCTAGTACTTGTTCATTTATCATATACCTCAACCAGCTGGGTCAATCTGAATCATCAGTTTAACAGATAAAATGTTAGGGATCATTATAAACCCCAAAAGTAGAAATTTTAACGACAGGTgacacatttggagcaggattgCTTACCCTTCCAGTGTACGTTTGTCTTCATCGATTTATGTGGAATTTTCTTTCGCAGTTGTCTTTAATTTTGCATTTTGTGTATTTGTATTCTTCTTTTCGTCGTTTTAGGCTTTTTGCCATTTCTTTGTCAGTTTTTGTCGACTTATGAATGTGTATATCCCTTTGTTAACCAGTTTTCTTTACTTTGACCAAAATTGTCTGCTTAGAAAAGGAATTAAAAAGTCTGAATGTGCTTTATAATATTTGGTTGTTCCGAATTATTTTATGTTTAGAAAGAGAGAGAAGATAACAAAGTGATAATCATAAGTTGAAGAAAAACTTATTTTACATAGCAAGTCATCGgacataaaatcaataaattacaaaaattcaaACAGCAGactgtaaaattgaaaatggaaatggggaatgtgtcaaagagacaacaacccgaccatagaaaaaacaacagcagaaagtcaccgacaggtcttcaatgtagcgacaaattcccgcacccggaggcgtcccccAGCTGGCcctcaaaacaaatatataccagttcagtgacaatgaacgccatactaattcccaaattgtacacaagaaactaaaattcaaataatacaagactaacaaaggccagaggctcctgactacaAAGAAAACTAACATCTGAGCTGTACGTCGTTTCAACTGCATCGGAAGGGTAATCATATACTAGTTaagtcattcagtggttgtcgtttgtttatgtgttacatatttgtttttctttcattttttttttataaataaggccattagttttctcgtttgaattgtttaacattgtcatttggggccttttatacctgactatgcggaatgggctttgctcattgttgaagtccgtacggtgacttatagttgttaatttctgtgtcctttcggtctcttgtagacagttgtctcattggcaatcataccatattttctttttgtaaactCTTGATTTAATCATGAGAAGAAGtgattgattgccaatgagaaaactgtccacaaAGTATTAAACGACGTAGATTAATCAATTATACAACAAACTGTAAtattcaacaacgagcaaaacgAGTACTGTCtaaaaagctttaaaaagttTCGAAATGGCATTTGAAACACTTAACGAGAAAGTACAaattaatatgtatatttatatatatatcaggtCTTTTTTCGAGGGTAAATATTGACGATGTAATTTCCGATAGGAACTCCTTTTATagcttaagcctcggtcacaccttaccggatagcacgaacggacgcctaacggatgaaaataaaagttgtccgttgacaaaattgttatccgttgggagtccgttgatgtactgaccgaataaaacggacgtgtaacggatgcataacggacacacaccggatatgcaacgtacgagaaacggacacgtaccggacagaacggatgtcgaacgtacatccaacggacgagtaccgcataaaacggaaaCCTAACGAAAGCGTACCTGATAAAatggatgaacaagatatacggaaaaatcaaaggcgacaataataatacatgtaaatcgcataaatattcaaaatgtttctgtgtaactggttttggtttgttcttcaaaattccaccaaagggcagtgtctgccTGAATAacaactgcttgattgtgaagacgtgcctatactctaatatcgattatgaataataagaattcatgaaccttaagaaatctgacataccaataattggcatttctgacgcaaagtcttcaattggcatttatccgtttcagatccgttcatcatccgttttatccgttaaacgtccggtagaagtccgtttctcatccgttttatccgttaaacgtccggtagaagtccgttggtgaatttatcttccagacctacAACGGATGTATAatggacacgtaacggatacaaaacggaaacgaaacggacgagtaccgtacaaaatggacgcctaacggacgttcaacggacattttatccgttcgacgtccgttcaaagttttgaacatgctcaaaattttcaaCCGGACAGatcggacgtcgacggataaataaaggcaacagtagtataccgatgttcaaactcataaatccatggacaaaaaacaaaatcggggtaacaaacttaaactgagggaaacacattaaatataagaggagaacaacgaaacaacactacaatgtaacacacacagaaacgtatgcttaacggatatggacggacgtctaacggataagaacggacgtctaacagacatgaacggattgaaaaaaaagttatccgttaggcttccgttcgagctatccgataaaatgtgaccgaggctttacatTTGCCACCTTCACAATGATCTTTAATGACATATCATTTACAGGAATGGGAAGTTTATAAAAGGTTAAAACATCAGGTTTGCGGAATATTttcaatatgtatatacatatattccGTGAATTTCTACGAGTTTAAATTCTATTATTTCTATGTCTTCCATACACATCTATTTTGTTCGCTATTCAACCGCATATATACCGGTACAATTCTTATAGCGAAAAACTTTCCCATTTTGAAATGTGTATGATTTCAACGCGTCTTCAAAGGTGACCTTCCTGCACACAAAGTATTGAGTTTATATCTACTAGTTCATTTATCAATCAAATTATCTCTGTTTCGAAAGTTCCTATGACAAAAAAATCTTCCTTTATCTAAGAGAGAGAGACAAAAAGATATCAATCGGACATTTCAATTCAAAGgtcaaaaataaacagacaaccttatgactaacagacaaacaatagtacacaaaacacaacatagaaaaacaaagactGAGAAACACAAACTCAATCGAAAACATGGGTGGAGGGTTCCCATGTGTTCCGGAAAGGTAAATAGATCCTGCTCTGCGTATGCCACCCGCAGTTGGTTTTTTTACAGAAGTACAAATCCAGTTATAAGGATAACTCGATAGCTCAAAATCTGGTAAAAAAGGATTGGATTGAAGTTAGGTAAATTTCTGTCGTCATCTGTCAAACAGATATCGGTCAAAGGTCTAAGTCTACAACTTAGATTCAAGATATTTACTGGTGAATAAAACCCCATGACCCTGTTGCCTTGATATTGACTTGATGCCTTTGTATTTGAGTCGGTTGAAGCAAAGTTGATTTGTTGCTAAAAGTGTGTTTAAATGACCTTATGTGTACTCCTCTaatataatattgtatgtgtatgctttaatttttaaatcgttAAACCTGTATTTGGAACTATGGCATGAATAAAAACACTCccaaaagacataaaaaaaattgtacataataaaacaaaataagcaTGAATGAACACTCGCCGCATGATCTATAACTAATGGCATTCATTTAAATAATGCCTTTTGGCGATCCTATGCACATAAAAAAGACATAAACatcattttgaaatatgtttatgATGTCGCGCGCTACTTATCCTGAAATGTTAAAGTGAAATATtaatgaaacatatattttttaaagttcattgaTCATATTCAATGGTCGTTCATGCATAGGttaattatagtttaaaaaatatatatatattttaacattattttaggTTTGTTTTTATAAGTTCCAGTGTAAAAAAGAAAAGCattccatttttttctttcaaattaagtTCAAGCTTTTCGTTTGTTTAGTATTCATTGTATCGTTGTCATGGAGAATAATTGCAgtcgtgtttgttttatttcagtggGTAGTTGAACCCCTCGTGAATTTTATCTGCCAATTTTATCCTGATATGTGTAAATTTATAAGTAGAAAGTAAAGAATGAATTGATCCGATAATAAATTTACGATTTCAATTATTCAACTAATCATTTCGattatatatttgattgatttttggtatTGATCATGCGCATTACTACAGCATACAGCAGGGTTAGATTTAAAGTTGAtgctataaaacaaatattaagaagaaaaagaaattaatgcACATGCAAATCGAACGATAAAAAAACTTAGAAATATAGGAAGTGATGAGAATGGCCATTTAATCATTAGCATTAGACGTATTTCAGCTGTTGCATGTCTATTCCATACTTAAAGCGTGGCATTTTCTCAACAAGGATTGAGAGAATTTGTTACATATCGCTCAACCGTTAATGCCCTTTCAGAGGTTGTTCACCGTGTGCGCATAAACTAGGTTTAATTTCTACAAACAAATGTCCACTTTTAGTAAGGTTATTGTTTTATTGATGAGTATTGAATATATTTGACCTGTCATCTGGTCTGACCCTGTAACTGAATTGTAATAATTGACATTCTACTGACAGATAGAGCTAATGGTCTacattttttatatctaaaaGAAAGCGTTCAACAGGTATGTTTAAAACATATAGCCTGCTCTTAAATGCATATGTAAATGATAGAAAACGATAGTGTGATATGTATCAagcgtcaatgatgagttttttgtagacgaaacgtgcgtatggccaaaaaactaaattttaatcctggtatctatgatgagtttattatccaTAGTTGGATAGTACATGTCAGTTTTGACTGTTAAAATCAAGTCATTGGGGAAACTGCATCAGTCCCTGTATCTTTTATCATGATAAGTTATTTACGGAATTATTAATATTGTAATGATTAACCAAGGAACTAAAACACACCAACGAGGTTTGTTTTCATTAGAGGCATCTATTGTTCCATTCTTGTTATGTCTTTTGAATATTTCGTATAATGTATAactttgcaaaacactcattataggcgagtgactttaaccataaaatttaatttttaatgcacctacctaacacacggctaaattatatatcatttgaaagctacacatctgtactatctgttttgcccggtcgtaaaaacaTCGTACGGTGCAATTGCCGTCATTTTTGCCGTGAATGTCACCAACCGAGTAAGGCTTGGCACCGAGTTAGGAAATACATGAGCCACAAGATGGGTAAAAGAgtgccgtggtgtagtggttagtgcatcggactgaattttcggctcttccttggcaccatttgtgagtatggtcttgaggaaacggtaaaagtccgtcggaaggggacgataaatggctgacccgtgttaagagagagccatatctcttgcacgttaaacacacctttgtagatttcgaaaaagagcaggctaatgccgctacaagacagcactcgcacccgcaaagtggaaagcgattaatttaagttgcaaaacttgtttcccaatccactataaataaatatgtttaaactaagacgggtgtcacatgtggaacatgatctgcctaccctttTGGAGCCCCTGAGTTCACTCAAAATCTTTTTTgggggtttgtgttactcaatctgtagttttatatgttgtgttttgtatactgttgcttgtcttgtttgttttttgcccggctttgtcagtgcgtttttaattatgagtttgatgtccctttgatatatttcgttactattcaagtagtaaaaagtttaaaaattatagatcagtgtagctaaatgtatcatgataacgatttggtttatatatatatatatcaccgtgagcaaattaacttattttcgcgggtatttgtcttattgcgttaatcttcttcactttactttgaggtgattttttggccgattttcattactgcaagttaatgtctttaaagtaaaataataccaaagggacaatcaacatcACAAACCATGAATCAatgtcattgtgtatgtaaaacactataagcagttgtgaaataacaaaatgaaaaagtcaaatacctttcctgacctcataagatcattcgctgttAGAAGTGTTCGTTTTCATGGTATGCTGTATTTTTTGGACTGGTGTTCGTCTCTtggactttaattttattttgttcatggttttaacTAACTTGATTTGTTTCTTACGGAAGCTTATAGGGGCCTTATGCTAGTTACTTAAGGCCCCTATAAGCTTccgtacatttgtatttttaaagcttatgtagaaaatactcatagcatcttttattcaaataattaaagcgaTTAACTTTCTAAACACATTGAATATGACTTACTACaacacgattttaaactaaataagaagcagccgcattttatttagttcgtttacatcccactttagacaaccaagtgtttctaaacaagtttacttatttcaatgttgcctacgatttagtcgcaaagtaatgtttgcatttaaacatgattacaaaaagtcaaaaagtttgacttcgtaaaaaacatattttaacctcaattaccctgcatatattcttttcttacgttaaataccccttcttttattatggaaaatctTTCTCCTCTCCTCCCTGATATTCACAATTAGCGATGTGCTATTTtaacatagattaacaaaatgattgctatttgcagatggcagatttttgggcaactgcaaacacttcaatagaaggctgttccatgaacaataattaataattgcatcttaaaattacaaaacaaatattccttgacctaaaacatatacatttattcatttttttagcatacaaatatctattccccaagatatattttgctttttgaataatttttcatttttttttagatttttgataaatttcaattttcgggaaattttgcgcatcgaatctcttattttttgtttgatttggaaattatgtatcatgttccataaagttcatatgatcttttggaaaattttatggtacaagaattagaaaatggcgttttatttagtaatcgcaaaaattggaatgtgttttcatgacctttgaccttgatttaacaaaaattgcaccgtacgatttttttacgaccaggcaaaacagaaagtacagataaacagctttccaatgatatataatacagccgtgtgttaggtgggtgcattaaagtcgttaactaagcgtctttttgaaataaatcaCTCGCCTATTATGAGATCAAAGATAAAATAATTGATTCATATTATTTTTCAGAATAACTTTGACTCCGAGGGATATTTCAGGGAACTAATAACGAGAAACAAAATTAGAATTAAACTGAAAGCTGCAAGAGAGAGAAGAAATACTTTAATTGATACCGATTCTGAGGAGGAGGAAGAGGATAAGCTGGATCGTTACAGTGCTGGCCCATCATTACTCAGCAAGATATTAAAACAGCCAATGTCTGAGACTCCTAACGGTGGTAATACTACCATAAGTCAATCAAAAAACGAAAATAGGGATTCTGGAAAAGGCACACCATCAGGAGATACCATACAGAGTTATAATGATGGAAGTATACCACAATTCTCGCCGGCTAAAACTATGGTAATTCATCTAATTTTCTACGCATATTACAGTTGCTGTTTTACATTATCCATTTGATTTCACAATAGACTAGTTTTGCTACATGTGTAGATGACTTAGAGTAAATATTATAACAATCTACCCTAGGTTTTTATAGTTCAACAATTGAACAAGTTTTGCCAGCTCTTCTTTATAACTGATTTTGACACCTCACTCTAGAACTAAACCTAACAGGTCTGGCTTTCAAGAaccactgatgagtctcatgtactCGAAACAGGCGTCAGGCGTACCAAACTATAAGCATGGTGTCTTTTGATTGTTTATTTACTAATCTATATATCAACATAgttattaatttaatttgtttaacgtattgcaattttgaaaattcaatttgccgaataattcgtacaatatagaattatagttttccaaccactcgctcaacattggaatggaagtgacgacgcccctaaacgcacaaatgacgttcactaaaaccacaGTTATTGACGGAAAtacatcgaactcgaaagttgtctatttcgTAAGCacttttttaaagggaaataacgcATATAAAAAGTCCACTGTATATTTAGTCCATATGACTTTATTTATGGTTTTGTTTTGACGATCAGTTATATTTTGCACACAAAAAATATCTATAATTGTTTTTCAAGATAATGCACCCCCTCCCACCCCCACCCCAAAATAAAACCATGTCGGAATAACACATTTTTATTGATGGCTGGGTATAATGGAAAATGTGAGATTGTGCaattttcaacatgtattttaaTCTATTTAATCATTTTGTCTTAATTGCTTTCAGAAAAGAGTGAAATTGAAACTAAAGACTGCCAAACATTTATCCTCGGTCGCGGAGCtgaaaaaacgaaataaaaaggAGCAAGAAAAACAAATGGAGTTACTTGAAACAATACGTATGTTGAGGGGAGTAGATAAAGAAGACTTTTATAGAGATTCAGAAACCGAGAGTGAACAGGAAGTGTCGGATAATGCAGAATTTGCCCTCAAAAACAAACATGATATTAAACACAGAGAAAATATAATACACGAAATCATGAAAAACAATGAGCAAACTTTAAATCGTCAAAGAATACTGTCACCGATAGCAAACCAGCTGCTTACCCCTGAAAGATGTTCTTCTCCGGAATGTGCAACTTCAACTGTTCCTACAACTCCAACCTCACAccgattaaatatttttctacTTCCGGATTCTCCGTCACGAGCAGAAAAATCTCCAGAAATACATCAAGTCGAGATCCATACCGAAAGTCCTATGCCACCAGAGGTTGTGAAAAACCCTGATGTTTCGAAATTAAAAGATAAACCCACAGGTACAAGGCGAAAATGTaagaaatgtaaaaagaaaaaatatgtggTAACGTCTGGAAGCAAAATTGACAGTAGATGGCCTAAAGGTCATAAACTTTTTACGCAACCAACGTGCGATTACAGTTCACAAAATTGTTGTAAGATTAGCgaatgttatacatgttatacagaCGTAAACCATGACATGGTTCCAGTGAAAAGTAACTCTGATATCAAACGAAATAAACGAAGAGACGTTAAACTGAGAAAAATTTGTTTTGAGCATGCTGCTTGGAGAGAAACACTTATTCGTATTGCATATGAAAGAGAATTCGATTACCTTAAACAACGTTCGCTTCGTGCAGCACTTTATCCTTATCAAAAAAGTAGTCTGGAGAAATTAGTTGCTAACGCAACGCCTAATTTAAAGAACAGCTCAAATACTTCAATGAACCCAAGATTGTTTTCGTCCTTGCATGTGTCATCAAGACGACCAAAAAGCATGCCGGTTAAAATTGTGAGTGGACAATCGCAACAGTTACGCAAAGATgaaaaaacaaaactgaaatGCTTAAAATTCCAAACTGTCAATAATGATGGTAGTGACAATACAGGCACTGTTCGTA
This genomic interval carries:
- the LOC143048369 gene encoding uncharacterized protein LOC143048369; the encoded protein is MANDKIDVTGKFLSVIRERRKEKFGKNLYGTDGTMDNNFDSEGYFRELITRNKIRIKLKAARERRNTLIDTDSEEEEEDKLDRYSAGPSLLSKILKQPMSETPNGGNTTISQSKNENRDSGKGTPSGDTIQSYNDGSIPQFSPAKTMKRVKLKLKTAKHLSSVAELKKRNKKEQEKQMELLETIRMLRGVDKEDFYRDSETESEQEVSDNAEFALKNKHDIKHRENIIHEIMKNNEQTLNRQRILSPIANQLLTPERCSSPECATSTVPTTPTSHRLNIFLLPDSPSRAEKSPEIHQVEIHTESPMPPEVVKNPDVSKLKDKPTGTRRKCKKCKKKKYVVTSGSKIDSRWPKGHKLFTQPTCDYSSQNCCKISECYTCYTDVNHDMVPVKSNSDIKRNKRRDVKLRKICFEHAAWRETLIRIAYEREFDYLKQRSLRAALYPYQKSSLEKLVANATPNLKNSSNTSMNPRLFSSLHVSSRRPKSMPVKIVSGQSQQLRKDEKTKLKCLKFQTVNNDGSDNTGTVRTKSGHTSNDQGYDSDENCTETQEQIHNDRIQTNNIPTDVTEKQRKQKLQVWK